The proteins below come from a single Stomoxys calcitrans chromosome 1, idStoCalc2.1, whole genome shotgun sequence genomic window:
- the LOC131998540 gene encoding uncharacterized protein K02A2.6-like: protein MWLIAVDSYSKFPFVRPVSVATSGSTIAALQSFFAIEGLPRTIVTDNGTQFTSSEFKRFCEVNAIEHLTTAPFHPASNGLAERFVRTFKTAITKISKEQPNQEQALYKYLVTYRSTPNPHTGKSPAELLHGRQPRTILTAMFPVKHELSKFSSKLSIGQKVYVRNFSGKKRWVEGEIKATMGNLMFTVKTAQGEVRRHQNQIKSRIETSGNNITKQCHVSKKTANDDIDILIPDNYSNMNPSVETSERHSTVIEQTNIASNCERLEPANQASGQTTIVEASQNMQSNGQGTSGKQNCQNSEMSRPCGKRRQQFTPRRSERIRKRFKGKAN, encoded by the coding sequence ATGTGGCTTATTGCAGTTGATTCGTACTCCAAATTTCCTTTTGTCAGGCCAGTATCTGTAGCTACCTCGGGATCAACTATAGCAGCTTTACAAAGTTTTTTCGCAATTGAAGGTCTACCACGTACCATTGTAACTGATAATGGTACACAATTCACGTCATCTGAATTTAAAAGGTTTTGTGAAGTAAACGCTATTGAGCATCTGACAACAGCCCCGTTTCACCCGGCTTCGAATGGATTAGCTGAACGTTTTGTTCGAACTTTTAAGACAGCTATTACTAAGATAAGTAAGGAACAACCAAATCAAGAACAGGCGTTGTACAAGTATTTGGTAACATATAGATCAACACCAAACCCACATACTGGTAAATCTCCAGCAGAATTACTTCACGGTCGTCAGCCTCGTACAATTTTAACCGCAATGTTTCCTGTGAAGCACgaattatcaaaattttcttcGAAGTTATCTATTGGTCAAAAGGTTTATGTACGAAATTTCTCTGGTAAAAAACGCTGGGTTGAAGGAGAAATAAAAGCAACAATGGGAAATTTAATGTTTACAGTAAAAACAGCGCAGGGCGAAGTCCGAAGGcatcaaaatcaaataaaaagcaGAATAGAAACGAGTGGAAACAATATAACTAAACAATGTCATGTATCAAAAAAGACAGCTAATGACGATATAGACATATTAATTCCAGATAACTATTCTAATATGAATCCAAGCGTAGAAACAAGTGAACGACACTCAACAGTTATCGAACAAACCAACATCGCAAGCAATTGTGAGAGGTTAGAACCAGCTAATCAAGCTTCAGGTCAAACCACAATTGTGGAAGCTTCCCAAAATATGCAATCCAACGGACAAGGAACTAGCGGAAAACAAAACTGTCAAAACAGCGAAATGTCACGCCCCTGTGGAAAACGTCGGCAACAGTTTACCCCCAGAAGATCGGAAAGAATTCGGAAAAGATTTAAAGGGAAAGCAAATTAA
- the LOC106089619 gene encoding drebrin-like protein, whose protein sequence is MAINIEKNRPQIVGAWKDVLDDKSPTDWALFGYEGQSNDLKLVSSGDGGITELCEDLNSGKIMYAFVRIEDPKTGLKKFLLVNWQGEGAPVLRKGTCANHIRDVEKILSGAHLTISARNEDDIDLERLLKKLSTVSSAYSFKEPRIVQEEQKTPIGTNYTRVIPTKELNPSVIGCFWKKEEEEEKTRLMAEKEQRKLEQAKLEKEQRSREEKEHLEREKKLQMTNKLQSAHVPIKTSPQPLSPEKTIPSSSALTEAERMRQQRSQEAKELIGSRVGAAKAMFTKHTSEGQLQSKLSTAPPAKPARNSIAQRINAFNQPQAQNEVISTPQPLPGKINLPKQQPMTEATVVAKTPVTMDIPVIKTEMVENIALEPVKPEITAIANNEEDNLNIDDYPLEPDTEQYSTIKRSPHSKSNSLQSPDDTSSSNNTDTALYQDDEEEVVRTKVSVTVQQSQSQAPAANKNGYMERNEINDLVNEDDFICQDTLGDLGLRARALYDYQAADETEITFDPGDVITHIDQIDEGWWQGLGPDGTYGLFPANYVEIID, encoded by the exons ATGGCcataaatatagaaaaaaatcggCCGCAAATTGTAGGAGCATGGAAAGATGTTTTGGATGACAAATCGCCGACAGACTG GGCCTTATTTGGCTACGAAGGACAAAGTAATGACTTAAAGTTGGTTAGTAGTGGTGATGGAGGCATAACAGAGCTATGCGAAGACTTGAACAGTGGTAAGATCATGTATGCCTTCGTTCGTATTGAAGATCCCAAAACGGGATTAAAAAAGTTCCTCTTGGTGAATTGGCAG ggaGAAGGTGCTCCCGTTTTACGCAAAGGTACTTGCGCTAACCACATACGTGATGTGGAAAAAATTCTTTCCGGGGCTCATTTGACTATAAGTGCCCGTAATGAAGATGACATTGACTTGGAACGTTTGTTGAAGAAGCTAAGTACGGTTAGTTCGGCATACAGCTTTAAAGAACCCCGCATTGTTCAAGAAGAGCAGAAAACTCCCATAGGAACAAACTATACCAGGGTAATTCCCACCAAAGAACTAAATCCCTCTGTTATtggttgtttttggaaaaaagagGAGGAGGAAGAGAAAACACGTCTTATGGCTGAAAAAGAACAAAGAAAATTGGAGCAGGCAAAATTGGAGAAGGAACAAAGATCGCGTGAGGAAAAGGAACATCTGGAAAGagagaaaaaattacaaatgacCAATAAATTACAATCGGCCCATGTGCCCATTAAGAC ttcTCCCCAACCTCTTAGTCCCGAGAAAACGATACCGAGTAGTTCGGCCTTAACAGAAGCCGAACGCATGCGACAGCAACGCAGCCAGGAAGCAAAAGAATTAATTGGCTCCAGAGTGGGAGCAGCCAAGGCCATGTTTACAAAGCATACAAGTGAAGGTCAATTACAAAGCAA atTAAGTACGGCACCCCCAGCTAAACCAGCTCGCAACTCTATAGCTCAACGCATAAATGCCTTTAATCAACCACAGGCTCAAAACGAGGTCATTTCTACTCCTCAACCATTGCCAGGCAAAATAAATTTACCTAAGCAACAGCCCATGACTGAAGCTACAGTTGTCGCCAAGACTCCCGTCACAATGGACATACCCGTGATAAAAACGGAAATGGTGGAAAACATTGCATTGGAACCAGTGAAACCAGAAATAACTGCAATAGCCAATAATGAGGAAGACAATCTAAATATTGATGATTATCCTCTAGAACCTGATACGGAACAATATTCAACCATCAAAAGATCACCACACAGCAAATCCAATTCACTGCAATCGCCCGATGACACATCATCCTCCAACAATACAGACACTGCTTTATATCAGGACGATGAAGAAGAGGTTGTGCGCACTAAAGTTTCTGTTACTGTGCAGCAATCGCAATCACAAGCTCCGGCTGCTAATAAAAATGGCTACATGGAGAGAAATGAAA TTAACGATTTGGTTAATGAGGATGACTTTATATGCCAAGATACTTTGGGCGATTTGGGTTTGAGAGCACGTGCCCTGTATGATTACCAAGCAG CTGATGAAACTGAGATTACTTTTGACCCCGGCGATGTCATTACACATATTGACCAGATCGATGAGGGTTGGTGGCAAGGTCTTGGACCGGATGGCACATATGGACTTTTTCCGGCAAACTATGTCGAAATTATAGACTAA